Sequence from the Ancalomicrobiaceae bacterium S20 genome:
CAGCGCGCGGCATTCGCTCATGAACTTGTCGATGCCGAGCACGATCGCCATGCCCGGGACGAGCGCCGGGTTGATGACCGCCAGCGTCGCGGCGAGCGTGATGAAGCCGGCGCCGGTGATGCCGCTGGCGCCCTTCGAGGTCAGCATGGCGACCGCGAGGATGGCGAGCTGCTGCTCGAAGGTCAGATGCGCGCCCATGGCCTGACCGATGAACAGCGTGGCCAGCGTCATGTAGATGTTGGTGCCGTCGAGGTTGAACGAGTAGCCGGTCGGAACCACGAGGCCGACGACCGGGCGGGCGCAGCCGGCGCGCTCGAGCTTGCCCATCAGCTGCGGCAGCGCGCTTTCCGACGAGGAGGTGCCGAGCACGATCAGCAGCTCGTCCTTGATGTAGGCGATGAAGCGGAAGATCGAGAAGCCGACCAGCTTGGCGATGATGCCGAGCACCACGAAGATGAACAGCGCGGCGGTGATGTAGAAGGTCGCGATCAGTCCGAGCAGGCTCGAGATCGCCGCCGGGCCGAACTTGCCGATGGTATAGGCCATCGCGCCGAAAGCGCCGATCGGGGCGGCCTTCATGACGATGCCGATCACGCCGAACACCGCATGCGAGGCCTCGTCGATGAAGCCGCGCAGTGCCTTGGCCTTGTCGCCCATGGCGAGCAGGGCGAAGCCGAACAGCACCGAGAACAGCAGCACCTGCAGGATGTCGCCGGCGGCGAAGGCGCCGACCACGCTGTCCGGAATGATGTGCATGACGAAGTCGACCGGCTTCATGTCGGCCGCCTGCTTGGCGTAGTTCGCCACCGCGGCGGCGTCCGGCGCCTTGCCGGCGAAGCCGACGCCCGGCTGTACGACGTTGCCGACGATCAGGCCGAGCACGAGCGCGAAGGTCGAGACGACCTCGAAATAGATCAGCGCCTTGACGCCGACGCGGCCGACCTTCTTGGCGTCCTGCACATGGGCGATGCCGGAGACCACGGTGCAGAAGATGATCGGCGCGATCACCATCTTGATCAGCTTGATGAAGCCGTCGCCGAGCGCCTTGATCCAGTCGTTCTTGGCGAAATCGGGATAGAGCCAGCCGACGAGCGCGCCGAGCACGATCGCGAACAGGACCTGGACATAGAGCACGCGATAGAGCGGCTTCTTCTCGTGAACGACTGCGGCGGCTGACGTGGCCATGAACGTTTCTCCCCGGGGCGGCGGATCTTTGCCGGGCCGCTCGCGCTCCTCGTCGGCCGCGAACCGGAGCTTTCGCCCATCGGATCGATTTGACCGGGTCGGAGGCGGTGGCACCGGTCCCTGGCGGGACCTGCCACCCACTTGCGCGACGGCGACCGCGCGCTCCCTCGGCGTGCGGTTGAGGACGGCAAATGCACCCGGGGAGAGGGGCTCGTCGAGTTGTGGATTCCCGACATTCCGCCCATTTCCGGCCCTTATCGAGACAAAAGTCTCAATGCCGCTTCGCCAGGCTCGGGCTCAGGCGTCGGGATCGGGCGCGAGCGAGACGCCGTTGAGCCCGGCCACGAAGTCCGACAGGGTCGGCACGAAGTCGCCGCCGTGGCCGCTCGCCACCGCGGTCGCGAAGGCGTTCTTCACCGCCGAGCCGACCGGGTTCGCCACGCCGGCCGCGTTGGCGAGACCGTCGAGATAGCGCACGTCCTTCAGCGCGTTGGCGAGGGTGAACTTGTGCGCCTCGGGATTGCGGTTGATCACCCAGTCGAAGAACGTCTGGTAGAAGCCGCAATCCATGCGGCTGCCGCGCAGCACGCTGTCGAACACCTGCGGCGAGATGCCGGTCTTCTGGGCGAGGGTGAGCGCCTCGGCATAGATCGAGGCGTAGCCGAGCGAGACGAAGTTGTTGAGCAGCTTCATCTTGTGGCCGTCGCCGACCGCACCGATGCGAACGCTCTTCGCCGCCCAGGCGCGGATCACCGGCTCGATCCGCGCATAGGTCGCCTCGTCGGTGCCGACCATGGCGGAGAGCTGGCCGGCCTCGGCCTGCGCCGGCGTGCCGCCGAGCGGCGCATCGACGAAGGTGACGCCCGCGGCCGCGGCCTCGCTTGCGAGCTGCAACGTCGAGGTCGGGTCCGCGGTGGTGCAGTCGATGATGACGGTGCCGGGCGCGGCGCCGGCGAGGAGGCCGTTCGGGCCCCGCATGTTGGCTTCGACCTCGGGCGAACCGGTCACGCAGAGGAATACGATCGTCGAGGCGCGCGCGACCTCGGCCGGCGTCTTCACCTCGGTCGCGCCCTTGGCGACGAGCGCTTCAATGGGCGCGCGGTTGCGATGGCCGAGAATGGTGAGCGGAAACCCCTTCGCGAGCAGGTTCGCCGCCATGCCACGGCCCATGAAACCGAGGCCGATGAATCCGATGCGTTCGCTGGTCATTGTCGTTCCCTCCCGGGATTTTTGATCGGCGGATCGCCGCCGTGTTCGGGAGGCACGATAATCTGGTATATGAGTGGCCGATAGACTGCCTGCGCGATGGCTGCCGCCCGGTGCCGCACCCGACCAGGGCACCTCGGGCGCCGTTCGGTCCGCTCATAGGACGGCCGCGCGCCCCCTTCCTTGACTCTCCCGCGCATTTGCGCCATAGCACGCGCCTCTCGCCGATGTTTTCGTCGACGACCCGCCGACCGGGACTTGGATCCCGGAGGTCAACGCCCGCCAGCGCGATGCGCCCGCGGGCGCGTTTTCGTTTGGTCCGGTCTCCGGTTCGCCGCTGATCGCACCTTCCGAAGCCGGGCGGGCCGACCGATATGGAGACGCGCGAGGGAGACGTGAACGCCGGCGACAAGGCCGGGCCTCGTGTGACACCGCCGACCCTCGGCGGTTCCGATGGACGAAACGGACAGGACGTCCGCTTCGATCGAACCACCAGAGGCCCGGGCGCCGCCGGGAGAGAAGGACGCCATGTTCGAGAGCCTTTCGGAACGCCTGTCCGGCATTCTGGACAAGCTGACCCGCCGCGGCGCGCTGACGGAGAACGACGTCGGCGAAGCCATGCGCGAGGTGCGCCGCGCGCTCATCGAAGCCGACGTCGCGCTCGACGTCGTGCGTTCGTTCACCGACAAGGTCCGCGCCCGCGCGGTCGGCCAGGAAGTGCTGCGCTCGGTCACGCCGGGCCAGCAGGTCATCAAGATCGTCCACGACACGCTCGTGGAGATGCTCGGCTCCGACGCCCGGCCGATCGATCTCGAGGCGCCGGCGCCGGTCTGCATCATGATGGTCGGCCTGCAGGGCTCGGGCAAGACCACCACCACCGCCAAGATCGGCAAGCGGCTGACCGAGCGCATGCGCCGCAAGGTGCTGCTCGCCTCGCTCGACACGCGCCGTCCGGCCGCGCAGGAACAGCTGCGCGTGCTCGGCGAACAGAACGCCGTCGCGACGCTGCCGATCGTCGCCGGCGAGAGCCCGACCCAGATCGCCGAGCGCGCGATGACCGCGGCCCGGCTCGGCGGCTATGACGTCGTCATCCTCGACACCGCCGGCCGCATCCACATCGACGAGCCGCTCATGCTCGAGATGGCCGAGATCAAGCGGGTCGCGAAGCCCCACGAGATCCTGCTCGTCGCCGACAGCCTGACCGGCCAGGACGCCGTCAATCTGGCGAAGTCGTTCGACGAGCGCGTCGGCATTACCGGCATCGTGCTGACCCGCATGGACGGCGACGGCCGCGGCGGCGCGGCGCTGTCGATGCGCTTCGTCACCGGCAAGCCGATCAAGCTGATCGGCGTCGGCGAAAAGGCCGATGCGCTCGAGGACTTCGATCCGAGCCGCATCGCCGGCCGCATCCTCGGCATGGGCGACATCGTCGCCCTGGTCGAGAAGGCCGCGCAGGAGATCGACATCCAGAAGGCCGCCAAGGCGGCCCAGCGGATGCAGAAGGGTCTGTTCGACCTCGACGATCTCTCCGAGCAGCTGCGCCAGATGCAGAAGCTCGGCGGCATGAAGGGGATCATGGGGCTCATGCCCGGCATGGGCAAGATGAAGGGTCAGCTCGACGCCGCCGGGCTCGACGACCGTTTCATCAAGCGTCAGCTCGCGATCATCTCCTCGATGACCAAGGCCGAGCGCGCCAAGCCGGAGATCCTGGCCGCCTCGCGCAAGCGCCGCATCGCGGCCGGTTCCGGCACCAAGGTCGAGGACATCAACCGGCTGCTGAAGCAGCACCGGCAGATGGCCGACATGATGAAGATGATGGGCAAGAAGAAGGGCGGCCTGCTCGGCGGCCTCGGCTCGATGTTCGGCGGCGGCATGCCGGACATGGATCCGGCTGCGCTCGAGGAACTGGCCAAGTCGGGCAAGATCCCCGGCATGCCGCAGGGCGGCGCCGGTGGTCTGCCGGGCGGCCTGCCGCCGGGATTGCCCGGCGGGATGGGGCTGCCAAGGGCTTCCCCGGTCTGCCCGGCGGGCCGAAGGGCCTGGGGTTCCCGGGCCTGCCCGGTCTCGGCAAGAAGAAGTGACGAGGACGGACATGACCGACGCTGCCCAGTCCGCCGCTGCCCAGTCCCCGATTGAAGGTGCGCCCGCGATCCATCCGGAGCTCGCCCGGCTGCGCCAGTCGATCGACAACATCGACGCGGCGCTGATCTGCATTCTGGCCGAACGCTTCCGCTGCACGCGGGCGGTCGGCGAACTGAAGGCCCGCGAGGGCCTTCCGGCGTCCGATCCGGGGCGCGAGGCGGTGCAGATCGCCCGTCTGCGCCAGCTCGCGGCCGACGCCAAGCTCGATCCCGACTTCGCCGAGAAGTTCCTCGGCTTCGTCGTCAAGGAAGTCATCCGCCACCACGAAGCCATTCGTGACGGCCGGAGCTGATCAGTTTCAACGGAATTCCAAGGACCAACAGGAGTAACCCATGTCCCTCAAGATCCGTCTCGCCCGTGGCGGCACCAAGAAGCGTCCGTACTACCGCATCGTCGTCGCCGACGCCCGCAGCCCGCGTGACGGCCGCTTCATCGAGAAGATCGGCACCTATAACCCGATGCTGCCGAAGGACGGCGAGCGCGTCGTGCTCGTGACCGAGCGCGTCCAGCATTGGCTCTCCGTCGGCGCCCAGCCGACCGATCGCGTCGCCCGCTTCCTCGACGCCGCCGGCCTGTCGAAGCGCGAGGCCCGCAACAATCCGCAGAAGGCCGAGCCGGGCAAGAAGGCCCAGGAGCGCGCTGCCGAGAAGGCCAAGAAGGCCGCCGCCGCTCAGGAAGCAGCCGCCGAGTGATCGGACAGGCATCGCGCGCATCGTCGGGGCCGCTCGTGAAGGGTCGTCGTCATGGATGATCGTCTGATCCTGGTCGGCCAGATCGGCGCCGCGCACGGTATCCGCGGCGAGGTGCGGGTGAAGTCCTTCACCGCGCCCGCCGATGCGATCGCGGACTACGGCCCGCTCACCGCGACCGACCGGAAGGGTCGGTCGCGTGTGCTGACCGTCGACCGGCTGCGCGATCAGGGCAATGTCCTGGTCGTGAAGTTCGCCGAGATCGCCGATCGCACCGCAGCCGAGGCGCTGAACGGCACGACGCTGGCCGTCGACCGTTCGGCGCTGCCCGAGCCGGAGGACGAGGAGACCTTCTACCACGCCGATCTGATCGGCCTTCCCGCGGTCGATGCGGACGGCACGGTGCATGGCGTGGTGGTGGCGATCCAGGACTTCGGCGCCGGCGATCTCCTGGAGATCGCCCCGGAGGGTGGCAAGTCGGTCTACCTGCCGTTCACCAGGGCCTTCGCGCCGACCATCGATCTCGCCCATGGCCGGATCGTGATCGCGCCGCCCGAGGGCCTGTTCGGCGGTGGTTCCGACGATGCGGCCGCCGAGGCGGAAGCGCGGGCCGCCGGTGCCGATGGTGTCGGTCAGGCGGTGTCGGACGATGCCGTGGGGCCGAACGACGCCGAAGGGCAGAACGGTGGGGGCAAGGCGCCGTGAGCGGTTTCCGCGCCACGGTGCTGACGCTCTATCCCGAGATGTTCCCGGGGCCGCTCGGCCTCTCGCTCTCGGGACGGGCGCTCGACCGTGGCGACTGGTCGCTCGATGTCGCCAACATCCGCGATGCGGCGACCGACCGGCATCGGTCGGTGGACGACACGCCGTCGGGCGGCGGACCGGGCATGGTCATGCGGGCCGACGTGGTCGCCCGCGCGATCGATACCGTGTCGCCCGCCGACGATCCCCGGCCGCGGCTCTACATGAGCCCGCGCGGCCGGCGGCTCGATCAGCGCCTCGTGCGCGATCTCGCGGCCGGTCCCGGCGTGGTGATCCTGTGCGGTCGCTTCGAGGGGCTCGACGAGCGGGTGATCGAAGGGCGCGGGCTGATCGAGGTCTCGATCGGCGACTACGTGCTCTCCGGCGGCGAACTCGCCGCGCAGGTGACGCTCGACGCGGTCGTCCGGCTGCTGCCGGGCGTGATGGGAAAGATCGAGTCCGGCTCGGAGGAGAGCTTCGAGGCCGGGCTCCTGGAATACCCGCAGTACACCCGGCCGCAGGTCTGGGAAGGGCGGGAGATACCGGAAATCCTCACCTCTGGCGACCATGGCCGCATTCGGGCATGGCGTCGGGCCGAGGCCGAACGGATCACGCGCGAACGGCGCCCGGATCTCTGGGACGCCTACCGGGCGGGGACGGACGGAACGACATGAAGAATCACGGCAGGTCGGCCCTCGAGACCACGACGAGGGCATGACAAGCCGCGGAACTTCGAGTATAGGCAACGCCAACGCGAGAGTGGGCGCCGTCCGACCCGGTCGTGAGACCCGGTCGAATGTGCCCCGCGACAGGAACAACCGACGCCCGACGCGCATCGCAGACGGCTCGACACATTCAAGGTGCAGTCATGAACATCATCGAACAGCTCGATAAGGAGCAGATGGCCGCTATTGTCGAGAAGCGCGCCATCCCGGACTTCGGTCCCGGCGATACCGTCCGCGTCAACGTCAAGGTCGTCGAAGGCACGCGCACCCGCGTGCAGGCCTACGAGGGCGTCTGCATCGCCCGCAACGGCGCCGGCCTGAACGAGAACTTCACCGTCCGCAAGATCTCCTACGGCGAGGGCGTGGAGCGCGTGTTCCCGGTCTACACTCCCCTGATCGAGTCGGTCGAGGTGGTTCGCCGCGGTAAGGTCCGTCGTGCCAAGCTCTATTACCTGCGTGGCCTGACCGGCAAGGCGGCCCGTATCGTCGAGAAGAAGCAGGACAACCGCAAGCAGGAAGCCAAGAAGACCGCCTGAGGTCTTCGGCCTGTTTCGGCAGTTTCGCAGCGCCGGTCGGGGCAACCCGGCCGGCGTTTTTGCGTCTGGCTGTTCGTTGCGTCGGGCCGCTTCATGCATCCGGGCGCTCGGGCGATATTAAGCCTAACGAGAACTAAACATCGGCCGGGCGGCTGCGTGCCCTGGTCTCGCCCCGAACCGCGCCCCAGAGTCCCTGCTCGTAACGTTCTGTTAAGAGATCGGCTCGGGTCATGCGGTATCGGGCACTCGACGGCTGGCGCGGCCTTTCAGCGCTCGGGGTGGCACTGTTCCACCTGAACGCGCTCGGACACTTCTCCGCGCTCGGCTTCGTCCAGAACAGCTTCCTGCTGGTCGACTTCTTCTTCGTGCTGAGCGGCTTCGTGATCACGCGCGCCAGTGCCGACACGCTGGGCGCCGGCCGGGGCGCGGGGCCATTTCTGGTGCGCCGGTTCGGCCGGGTCTATCCGCTGCATTTCGTCATGCTGGCGGCGTTCCTGGCGATGGAGTGCCTGAAGCTCTGGGCGTCCAGGCACGGCGCGGTGCTGAACACGCCGCCGTTCGCCGAGGCGAAGTCGCTCGCGACGCTGCCGAGCAACCTGCTCATGATCCAGTCGCTGGGCTTCTACGAACATCCGACCTGGAATTTTCCGGCCTGGAGCATCTCGGTCGAGTTCTGGACCTATGTC
This genomic interval carries:
- a CDS encoding dicarboxylate/amino acid:cation symporter produces the protein MATSAAAVVHEKKPLYRVLYVQVLFAIVLGALVGWLYPDFAKNDWIKALGDGFIKLIKMVIAPIIFCTVVSGIAHVQDAKKVGRVGVKALIYFEVVSTFALVLGLIVGNVVQPGVGFAGKAPDAAAVANYAKQAADMKPVDFVMHIIPDSVVGAFAAGDILQVLLFSVLFGFALLAMGDKAKALRGFIDEASHAVFGVIGIVMKAAPIGAFGAMAYTIGKFGPAAISSLLGLIATFYITAALFIFVVLGIIAKLVGFSIFRFIAYIKDELLIVLGTSSSESALPQLMGKLERAGCARPVVGLVVPTGYSFNLDGTNIYMTLATLFIGQAMGAHLTFEQQLAILAVAMLTSKGASGITGAGFITLAATLAVINPALVPGMAIVLGIDKFMSECRALTNITGNGVAAIVVAAWEGELDRKKLAEALAHPLAHAAEPTLPVGTPPAVAQH
- a CDS encoding NAD(P)-dependent oxidoreductase, which encodes MPWSGAAPGGSHRAGSLSATHIPDYRASRTRRRSADQKSREGTTMTSERIGFIGLGFMGRGMAANLLAKGFPLTILGHRNRAPIEALVAKGATEVKTPAEVARASTIVFLCVTGSPEVEANMRGPNGLLAGAAPGTVIIDCTTADPTSTLQLASEAAAAGVTFVDAPLGGTPAQAEAGQLSAMVGTDEATYARIEPVIRAWAAKSVRIGAVGDGHKMKLLNNFVSLGYASIYAEALTLAQKTGISPQVFDSVLRGSRMDCGFYQTFFDWVINRNPEAHKFTLANALKDVRYLDGLANAAGVANPVGSAVKNAFATAVASGHGGDFVPTLSDFVAGLNGVSLAPDPDA
- a CDS encoding chorismate mutase; the protein is MTDAAQSAAAQSPIEGAPAIHPELARLRQSIDNIDAALICILAERFRCTRAVGELKAREGLPASDPGREAVQIARLRQLAADAKLDPDFAEKFLGFVVKEVIRHHEAIRDGRS
- the rpsP gene encoding 30S ribosomal protein S16, which gives rise to MSLKIRLARGGTKKRPYYRIVVADARSPRDGRFIEKIGTYNPMLPKDGERVVLVTERVQHWLSVGAQPTDRVARFLDAAGLSKREARNNPQKAEPGKKAQERAAEKAKKAAAAQEAAAE
- the rimM gene encoding ribosome maturation factor RimM (Essential for efficient processing of 16S rRNA) — protein: MDDRLILVGQIGAAHGIRGEVRVKSFTAPADAIADYGPLTATDRKGRSRVLTVDRLRDQGNVLVVKFAEIADRTAAEALNGTTLAVDRSALPEPEDEETFYHADLIGLPAVDADGTVHGVVVAIQDFGAGDLLEIAPEGGKSVYLPFTRAFAPTIDLAHGRIVIAPPEGLFGGGSDDAAAEAEARAAGADGVGQAVSDDAVGPNDAEGQNGGGKAP
- the trmD gene encoding tRNA (guanosine(37)-N1)-methyltransferase TrmD, which translates into the protein MSGFRATVLTLYPEMFPGPLGLSLSGRALDRGDWSLDVANIRDAATDRHRSVDDTPSGGGPGMVMRADVVARAIDTVSPADDPRPRLYMSPRGRRLDQRLVRDLAAGPGVVILCGRFEGLDERVIEGRGLIEVSIGDYVLSGGELAAQVTLDAVVRLLPGVMGKIESGSEESFEAGLLEYPQYTRPQVWEGREIPEILTSGDHGRIRAWRRAEAERITRERRPDLWDAYRAGTDGTT
- the rplS gene encoding 50S ribosomal protein L19, with protein sequence MNIIEQLDKEQMAAIVEKRAIPDFGPGDTVRVNVKVVEGTRTRVQAYEGVCIARNGAGLNENFTVRKISYGEGVERVFPVYTPLIESVEVVRRGKVRRAKLYYLRGLTGKAARIVEKKQDNRKQEAKKTA